ACGCTCTGGCTTCCACTCGACTAAGCTAAGTGTTTTGTGCAGAAGGGCCCGTCTAGTGACGGGCCCTTCTGTTTTCAGCAAAGTCAACGCTTGCCAATGCGGTCAACGAATAACTCCCAGCGATTTCCCAACCTTTTTGAAAGCTGCGATCGCTGTATCGAGATGATCACCGTCATGCGCCGCGGAAATCTGCACGCGAATTCGTGCTTGGCCTTTGGGAACGACAGGGAATGAAAAGCCGATGACGTACACGCCTTCCTCAAGCATCGCTGCGGCCATTTCCTGTGCTTTGTGCGCGTCGTAAAGCATGATTGGCACGATAGGGTGCTCACCGGGTTTGATGTCAAAACCAGACTTTGTCATAGCCTCTCGGAAATACTTCGTGTTCGAGTGGAGCTTGTCACGAAGCGCGGTCGTTTCGCTTAGCATATCAATGGCAACCGACGCACCGGCGATGATTGGCGGAGGTACGGTGTTCGAGAACAAGTATGGACGCGAACGTTGCCTGAGTAATTCTACGATTTCCTGTCTTGCCGCCGTGAATCCTCCTGACGCACCGCCCAGCGCCTTCCCTAAAGTAGACGTGATGATGTCCACTCTCTGCATGACTCCATGATGCTCGTGAGTGCCGCGGCCATGCTTGCCCATGAATCCTGTGGCATGCGAGTCATCCACCATGACCAGCGCGTTGTATTTCTCCGCAAGGTCGCAAATTTCGGGAAGCGGAGCCAACGACCCGTCCATCGAGAACACGCCGTCAGTCGCTACAAGTCGAAAGCGTGCATCCTGTGCTTCCTTCAGACGCGCTTCCAGATCCTGCATATCGCAGTTCTTGTAAATGTATCGCTTCGCCTTGGAAAGACGGATTCCGTCAATGATCGAAGCGTGATTGAGAGCATCTGTGATGATAGCGTCTTCTTCCTTCATCAGGGTTTCGAACAATCCGCCATTGGCGTCGAAACAGGAAGAATAGAGAATCGCATCATCCATGCCTACGAATTTCGCAAGCTTGTTCTCAAGTCGCTTATGAATGTCTTGTGTCCCGCAGATAAAGCGGACGGAAGACATGCCGTATCCGCGCTCATTGAGCGCGCTTTTTGCGGCCTCGATGAGTGCGGGGTGATCGCCCAGACCGAGGTAGTTGTTGGCACAGAAATTCAGTACGTCCCGTTGTTTCACGCGTATTTCCGCGCCCTGCGGGGACTCAATGATCCGTTCGGATTTGAAAAGACCCGACTCTTGAATACTGGAGAGCTCTGTAGCTAAGTAGTCCTTAATGGTATTGTACATAATTCACTTTACCTATTGCAATCTTACAGGGAGAACGACGAACTGCAGGCCGTGAAACATCAATCGGCGCTGTAAGGTCATCGGAGTTTCGTTGTGAAGGATCCGCGTCCAGAAAGTATCTTTCCAGAAAAGGAGCCGTGCTGCGAAGAAGACTGAATTCGAATAGTCCTCATGAACTTCAAGACAAAGACGCTCGATCTCAGCCATATAATCGATCGCGCAACTTGTTCTGGCTTCAGCTTTTAGGCCGTACGAACGGGCAAGCGTGACGTACTTCTCTGTTTCTTTCTGCACTTGAGCGTTCAAGGCTTCGAGCTCTTGTGCACCCTTGAAGCGTCCGGTGTCAATGGCGCCGACGGAGACGAACACGAACTGCTTGAATCGTCCTCCAAACAAACGCTGAGTTGAAAGCAGCAAGTGTATTCCCTGTCCGCTGAATCTCTGCACCAGCACCACGGCA
This region of bacterium genomic DNA includes:
- the kbl gene encoding glycine C-acetyltransferase; amino-acid sequence: MYNTIKDYLATELSSIQESGLFKSERIIESPQGAEIRVKQRDVLNFCANNYLGLGDHPALIEAAKSALNERGYGMSSVRFICGTQDIHKRLENKLAKFVGMDDAILYSSCFDANGGLFETLMKEEDAIITDALNHASIIDGIRLSKAKRYIYKNCDMQDLEARLKEAQDARFRLVATDGVFSMDGSLAPLPEICDLAEKYNALVMVDDSHATGFMGKHGRGTHEHHGVMQRVDIITSTLGKALGGASGGFTAARQEIVELLRQRSRPYLFSNTVPPPIIAGASVAIDMLSETTALRDKLHSNTKYFREAMTKSGFDIKPGEHPIVPIMLYDAHKAQEMAAAMLEEGVYVIGFSFPVVPKGQARIRVQISAAHDGDHLDTAIAAFKKVGKSLGVIR